cttcccctttttctttccctcctctttAACTCTGTTCCCTCCCCCTGCTATTTCATGtcattcaggctttttttttttttttttttgcctccccCTCTTCAGCCTCCTTTCTGAATAAGACTGTATTGTACTCatgctcctccctctcttcctacTTCTACCAGCGGGgagttcctttttttctctcttcttgttGTCAAATATAGAACTTTGACTGCATTTTCTCCCCGTTTTACTCTCAAGTTTCCGTGCTTTCCACCCGAGAGCAAACCTGCACAGACTTCCTGTACGCTTCACTGTGCCCTCCTCCACTTCCCCCTCTGACCTCTCCTCCCTCTCGTGAGCTCGGCTGCTCCCTTCCCGAGCTCACTCTGTCGTTGGCGTTCGCGTTGACTGGCCAGAGTCCGCGAGCTGAGCGCCCTCTTCCTTCATTTCATCTGCCTCTCTCTTCCCTTcacccccccttcctctcccatttctgcagctctctgcagccattcacccattcatctcTGCCCTGCCCCCGGGGGTAAGTAGCCTAGAAAATATTTAACAGTTGACTGAGCTTGTTTGGGCatcccattcacacacacacacacacacacacacacacttgggaAGTATGATGTGTTTTTTCAGGAGACGAATAGAGAGAGTGCAACAGGCAGCCCAGCTGCCCACATTCACTCTCTCACTCATGTTATGTAACGTTTACTGGAGTGTGGTTGAGCTGTTTGAATTTTACTTAAAGTCTGATTCTGGGGATGTGCGCTGCCCTCGACCTGCTCGCTTCCACTCGTAGCGCAGAACAGTCTGGTTTCCATTATCACAGCCGGGTTCAGAGTGTTTCAGCGGAAATCAGCTGCTGATGTGTCTGACTGTCCAAAACACCTCAAAGAGCCTGAAAAATATCAAGAATTGTGTCTGCAGGTTTATAAagcattattttctttgttaaCTTTGTTGAACAGCTTCTATCCACCCTTTGCCGCTTCCCTTTTGAACATTGtaacttttgtctttttttctttttcttttttttagatttgaCTGCTGCCCACTGGCCCCTGGTTCCTCTCCTCACTTCCTGATCCGTCTCTGACATCTGATTGGCTATGGCGTACCACAGCTTCTTGCTGGAACCAATTAGCTGCCACGCCTGGAACAAAGATTGGACCCGTAAGTTGTTCCGCTTTTTATTTTCGTTCCATCATTTAGAACTGCACCGTTTCATACCGTTCACCGAAAAGCCAGTGGTGTAATGAGCGGAGGTCTGTGATTGGCTCCCAGGTGGCGGAAggtatttcctgttttctgcgAACAGCTAGACACCGGAGGCCTCACTCTGTCGACTGGAGGAACTCAAGGCcatatttggctttttttttttatcagcactTTGGTTTCTGGGTGAAGCGGATGTAACAGATCGAGTCACATGCAGCTTGTTGAGCTGAACACTCAAAGTTTCATCCTCCTGCAAACAGAAATGCAGAGTGAAGCGCCCACACTGCTGCTCTCAGACCAATGCTGCCTCTGACTCATCAGCTGACTACAACATGAAGGCTTCGCTTCACTGTTATGGAAGGAGAATTTGCTGTCCTCGTCTATTTAAAGAcaccgtgtgtctgtgtgctgcCTGTGGGCAGATGCACGCTGTGTTTCTTcactttttcctctgttctcctgcaCACAGTCAGCTGTTCTTTTCCACTTCGCTGATCAGCCCGTCAAACTCTCGTCGCTCACTCAGCACGTCGTCAAAAACACAGATGCACTGGTCCCCGTGTCCGTCACAGTGAAATATGTTTCTGTGCTCCAGAGATCGCCCTGTGCCCCAACAACCACGAGGTCCACATCTACAAGAAAGACGGGACCAAGTGGACCAAGATCCATGAGCTGAAGGAGCACAACGGGCAGGTGACAGGTGAGACACAGGAACATGAGCTTTCAGTTTAAACTGCAAGGCCAACATATTCATCCATATTTCATCATATTCAGGTCCTCAGTATGACTGTCCAGTCATTGACAAGAGTTTTCTGTATATCACACATTTATAACATGCACAGCTTAAGAGTTCAAGTTTAACAAAAAAGGGCAGAAGCTCTAATTTGCTCTGATTGTTTTGACAATTCCACAACCGTACATTGTAAGTAACTCTTGGAGGTATGAATGTAACCATGATTTTAATTCTATGTCATAATGGCCAGTCACATAATAATTTAGGCCGTTTTGAATTAAATGAagtcaataatgtaataaaatagtAAAAGCTTTTTTACAACCATAGAGAGAGAGCGACACTGCTGCAGAGGATGAATCATCACTGAATGAATATGAGAACGATCCAATCCGCTGTACTTATCTGTGATGATCAAAACACAAAGCCTGCAAGAAAAGTTTTTAGTTACACGGAATGCAGCTGTATTTATGTGTCATTACACTATTGGTAAGTAATTACATTATGCACTTTATTATATTAGGGACAAAATATCCAAAATGATTGCATTATTGTCTATTATTAATTCATTCGTTGTTACACTCCACATGAGAAAAGTAACTGAGACTAATAAATATCCAGTAAGCAGTGTGCTTCTCATCCCTTTTTTGTCATATTCTTCATGAAATCAATTACTGTAAGTGTGTAATGTACATAAGATCAACACTTTCTCCTTTAATCATACGTCATGTAAAGAGTAACCAGCCATAATCTGGTTGTAGTGGGAAGTGCAATACAGTAGATCTCCCATAACTCACATGTTGTATCAGTTTCAGGAATACTGGAAAAGGACAAATTATATTTCACCCTCAAAACTCTCACACATACTTTTggacttcctttttttttttaactttaaatgaTATTATATTGGGAGGTTGTTAGGAGCTGTGGACAATAAAAAGCAGAACGTTTTGTGCTAATAAGATGTTTTGAGTTTGAGtcgttatatatatatacatacacacacacacacacacacacacacacacacacacacacacgcacacacacacacacacacacatatatatatatatatatatatatatatatatatatatatatatatatatatatatatatatatacatatatatatatatatatatcctacAAGCGGTTTGTTACACTTGCAGCTTTGCACCAAaacgttttctttttctgtaatttGTCTCTACTcagttttttaaatgtgttttagtaAAATCTTTTAGTAAAATAATCAATAGTCCTACTCTTCTGATTTCTTCTCAGTAAATAACAGAAAAGTCGAGATTTTTCCTCAGGTGTGTGAAAGATGAGGAAATTGGATTTTCATAGATGTTATATTTTCCCTCACATAAATAGACACGTTATCCTAAATGCAGCGCCATGCTTTCCCCTCAGGCATCGACTGGGCTCCAGACAGTAACCGTATCGTTACCTGTGGAGCCGATCGTAATGCCTACGTGTGGACCCTGAAAGAAGGAGCGTGGAAACCCACCCTGGTCATCCTCAGGATCAACCGCGCCGCCCGCTGCGTGAAATGGTCCCCCAAAGAGAACAAGTTCGCCGTGGGCAGCGGCTCGCGTCTCATCTCCATCTGCTACTTTGAGCAGGAGAACGACTGGTGAGAACGCGAAAAGAAAGAAACGTGTCGCTCATACACATGTAAAGCTGTACTTGATGAGGAGTCACTACAGTTCAGGAAGCTGACTCGCGCTGCTGCTACCTGCAGGTGGGTGTGTAAACACATCAAGAAGCCCATTCGCTCCACCATCCTGAGTCTGGACTGGCATCCCAACAACGTGCTGCTGGCTGCCGGCTCCTGTGACTTCAAATGCAGGTATTTCTCTCTTATTGTTCTTCTGAAATCATACGCAAACAAAGCTGCAGACGGGAAATACACTTCAGGCGTCTGCCCCATCCCACAGGGTGTTTTCAGCCTACAtaaaggaggtggaggagaagcccGGCCCGACTCCCTGGGGCAGCAAGATGCCATTTGGAGAGGTGCTGTTCGAGTCCGGAGGCTCTGGATCCTCGCCTCAGACTtccggaggaggcggcggttgggtgcacagtgtgtgtttctcacactCTGGTAACCGCCTGGCCTGGACCTCCCACGACTCCACCGTGTCTGTGGCGGAGGGCGGAAAGACCAGCACGTAAGAGCTCACctgagagcgtgtgtgtgtgtgtgggtgtgtgtgtttctctctgacCTTTTGTTTCCTTCTGCAGAGTGAACAGTCTGAGCTCGGAGactcttcctctgctgtgtgtcaccTTCATCACTGAGAACAGCTTAGTAGCAGCCGTGAGTTTTCAGCCACTGTtcatcctttatttatttttttcctttttgtaatTGTGGCAATCACAACCTACTTTATTAAGAAAAGACAGTTTTCATTAACATCGGTGGATGTTGCTGTTGCAACCTTTTCACCTGTGATAACCTTCACAACGGCAACACAAAGTAAATTACTGCCTACAGCTGCCTCCACAGTCATCACTTTACACCGGCTTCAAACACTTCTACAAGTCATTACCCGCTATTTTACTTTTGGTTTAAGAATTAGTAGAGAGCAGAAAATACTGCTgactttatgtatttttttttaaataattttctaATTATTCAAATTTGGCGAGAACATTATCATCATAATCTTCTTTGTGACAAAAGGAGAACAGATACATTTATACACATTTTATTAGATAAAAAGGTCTACACACTaagatttttcacttttatagaGGATATGGTTTCACAAAAAACTTTTAGtgcattattttattaatttaatttaatttaatttaatttaatttaatttaatttaatttaatttaatttaatttaatttaatttaatttaatttgtggACTTTGAAATTTTGCACAGTGTTCAGTCAAAACCTTTGAATTTAAACCCATTCCCTCTCATGTCTCTCTCCACCCAGGGCCACGACTGTTACCCGGTGTTGTTTGTCTACGACGGGACCAAAGGCAGCTTGGTTTTCGGAGGCAAGCTGGACGTTCCCAAGCAGGCGTCGCAGAAGGGCATCAGTGCCAGGGAGCGCTTTCAGAACCTGGACCGCCGCGCCTCGGAGACGCAGAGCAACGACAAGGACCTGAACACCCTGCACAAGAACAGCATCAGGTCAGGAGAGAACACGTGCTTCAGTCTGGGTGGTGGATAAAGAGCATCACTGATCTGTTGCAATGATAGGAGTAAGGATAACTTCTCACCTTTACTCCCTTCATTTAACAGaagtttaaaattttaaaaactgtatttttttttaaacttgttgaTCATCTGTGGATTTACGGTTTGTGATGGGATAAAACAAGTATTGATTTAAAATGGGAATCTAAAGGAGGTTTATGCAATTAAAGAGCTGGTTATAAAAATCTTGTTATTAAACTGGTGTTTATTGCCTTACCTGGTTTTAAACTGGGAACTCAGAGGAGAAAGAACTTTTTCTGTAGCTGCCCCGAAGTTATGGAACGATCTGCACATCAGACCAGCCTCGGCTTCAGAGTCTGCTCCTCGTtttattgttgtcattttattgtttttattgtatgtttgctttttttaaatcgttTTATTGTTCACACTTCTTCTTTATATTCACAAGGTAGAATACATGCTGGAAAATGTGAAGTTCAAGTATCTTTCAGATTCTGTATTTTCTTAAGTAAAGGAGCTCAATCAGCATTACGAGTTTTACCTGTatcctttttaattttcttttcctttttgtacTTGCACTTGATAAAAAAAGCTCAGTACTTTTTCCACttatgacttttattttattttttttatttaggaTGATACATTCCTATTATCAAATATCACCTTCAATCTGTTTGTCCTTCCTGATTTCTGCAGAGTTCACTAAACCTACAAGTATTTATCTGtggtatttatttaaaaaaaaaaagtgtttgtgtaaAACTGAGCCTAAACTGACTTATATGAATTTTTTCAGCCAAATCTCAGTGCTGAATGGAGGAAGAAACCAGTGCGCTAGGTTCTGCACCACTGGTATGGATGGAGGAATGGGCATCTGGGATGtcaaggtaacacacacacacacacacacacacacacacacacacacacacacacacacacacacacacacacgctctctctGTGATCTCACGTTCCCTTCTGTGTCTTCTCAGACTCTGGAATCTGCCATGAAGAACTTGAAGATTGTCTGAACTGAAGTTTACATATCTCGGACCAAAGTGCCGTAGCTTctggaaatatgaagaaaaactgccGCCTTATTACACAAAGCTTCTCTTATGTTAATCAGATGCTGTTTTTATATACCAGTTAACCAGTGGGACCTCAGGTCTTACAGTTTGTGTAATCCCTCCAAAGCTCTGTGCAGAGCTTGTTAAACTGCAGGCAGCATGCAGAGCCACTGACCTCAGGTCTGCTAATGGTACTTAGTGAGTTAGATTAGTACAGTCACCAAGAGCTCAGACTGAGCTGAACGCTTAAAGCGGGCATCTTATGATAATCTGAATGAAAGTCTACAGTATTGTTAAGGGCTTATGCTGGTCATAATACGCATTTAATAAATAATTGCTGTTACTGTACTCAACACTTATGTGTCAACATGTCTCGTCATTCACATGTAATGCATTAGCTATTTAAATAAGGGAAATGTGCTCAATAATTTACCTGTCACACAGAAATGATCTCATCGAGCTATCTAGGGATTTGCAAATGTGCAATGAGatataaaatgtattgaaaGTTTCACTGTTTCAACTGAACTGTAGTAACCGTTCCTTTAAAGATAACTTTATTGAACATTTCAAGTAACATTATGCT
The nucleotide sequence above comes from Salarias fasciatus chromosome 6, fSalaFa1.1, whole genome shotgun sequence. Encoded proteins:
- the arpc1b gene encoding actin-related protein 2/3 complex subunit 1B, with the protein product MAYHSFLLEPISCHAWNKDWTQIALCPNNHEVHIYKKDGTKWTKIHELKEHNGQVTGIDWAPDSNRIVTCGADRNAYVWTLKEGAWKPTLVILRINRAARCVKWSPKENKFAVGSGSRLISICYFEQENDWWVCKHIKKPIRSTILSLDWHPNNVLLAAGSCDFKCRVFSAYIKEVEEKPGPTPWGSKMPFGEVLFESGGSGSSPQTSGGGGGWVHSVCFSHSGNRLAWTSHDSTVSVAEGGKTSTVNSLSSETLPLLCVTFITENSLVAAGHDCYPVLFVYDGTKGSLVFGGKLDVPKQASQKGISARERFQNLDRRASETQSNDKDLNTLHKNSISQISVLNGGRNQCARFCTTGMDGGMGIWDVKTLESAMKNLKIV